A window from Triticum aestivum cultivar Chinese Spring chromosome 6D, IWGSC CS RefSeq v2.1, whole genome shotgun sequence encodes these proteins:
- the LOC123144760 gene encoding uncharacterized protein produces the protein MSYFQATTCKPHTGLIVDRPITGLGKTCRLLPVPQYSLRPRPLGFRKLDKHIYPRLVLVAASHPRLTPVCASSGKGNPEIDNDPFMDHLKKAMADAKKPRPIQDVLKEKFTKLREQASGGGGGNGNRRGGNGGSGGPEDESFKESLDEVVQVILATVAFILVYIHIIRGEELYRLARDYTRYLVTGKRTARLKRSMQQWRSFSEKFMQNEGSQEERYERPAAAEPMWWQQPQKFVHLMEELCRGNWRPHAQKS, from the exons ATGAGCTACTTCCAAGCTACAACTTGCAAGCCTCATACTGGGCTCATTGTGGACAGACCCATAACGGGTCTCGGGAAGACCTGCAGATTACTACCTGTTCCCCAGTATTCCCTACGGCCACGTCCTCTCGGATTTCGCAAGCTTGATAAGCATATCTACCCACGCCTTGTTCTTGTTGCTGCTAGCCACCCAAGGCTTACTCCTGTATGCGCCTCAAGTGGAAAAGGGAACCCTGAGATTGACAATGAT CCCTTTATGGATCATTTGAAGAAGGCAATGGCTGATGCAAAAAAGCCACGACCCATACAAGATGTGCTGAAAGAGAAATTCACCAAGCTGAGAGAACAAGCATCTGGTGGAGGTGGAGGGAATGGAAACAGGCGTGGAGGCAATGGTGGTTCCGGTGGCCCAGAAGATGAATCATTCAAGGAATCATTGGATGAAGTAGTCCAAGTTATCTTAGCAACTGTTGCTTTTATACTTGTG TACATCCATATTATCAGAGGGGAGGAGCTGTACCGTCTTGCGAGGGACTACACTAGATATCTGGTTACTGGTAAGCGAACTGCCCGGCTGAAGCGCTCCATGCAACAATGGCGCAGTTTCTCGGAGAAATTCATGCAAAACGAGGGCTCTCAAGAAGAGCGGTACGAAAGGCCAGCTGCTGCGGAACCCAtgtggtggcagcagcctcaaaaGTTTGTTCATCTTATGGAGGAGCTTTGCAGAGGGAACTGGCGTCCACATGCCCAGAAGTCTTAG